In Gossypium hirsutum isolate 1008001.06 chromosome D06, Gossypium_hirsutum_v2.1, whole genome shotgun sequence, one genomic interval encodes:
- the LOC107962878 gene encoding putative GATA transcription factor 22: MTPAFLNPPPSPNFPFVELKEEPHHLQLFLSVDKYEGGSSASDQQASSSSSSSSLQSTVEDQKATNGQNSSFGRNEERNYESSAGDNKNGITVKWMSSKIRLMKKMMNSNSNCSSSRRSTDHKFQYPVTGNGEANAIRVCSDCNTTTTPLWRSGPRGPKSLCNACGIRQRKARRAMEAATAAAENGAGVATDAAIVMKFKVNNKEKKSRIGQFKKQQFKAQSDYNSPYSQQSQKKLCFKELALSLSKNSALQSVFPRDVEDAAILLMELSCGLIHS; the protein is encoded by the exons ATGACACCAGCATTTCTTAACCCACCACCATCTCCTAATTTCCCCTTTGTGGAGCTAAAAGAAGAACCCCATCATCTTCAGCTTTTTCTCTCT GTGGATAAGTATGAAGGTGGATCATCAGCAAGCGACCAACAAGccagttcatcatcttcatcttcatcactTCAATCAACGGTGGAAGATCAGAAGGCAACCAATGGCCAAAATTCATCCTTTGGAAGAAACGAGGAAAGGAATTACGAAAGCAGTGCAGGGGATAATAAAAATGGGATAACAGTGAAATGGATGTCATCCAAAATAaggctaatgaagaagatgatgaactCCAACTCCAACTGCAGTAGCAGTAGGAGATCAACAGATCACAAGTTTCAATATCCGGTGACTGGTAATGGTGAAGCCAACGCCATTAGAGTCTGCTCCGACTGTAACACCACCACGACACCGCTTTGGAGAAGTGGCCCTCGAGGTCCCAAA TCTCTTTGCAATGCTTGTGGGATTCGGCAAAGGAAGGCAAGACGAGCCATGGAAGCGGCCACGGCAGCGGCGGAAAACGGTGCTGGAGTTGCAACCGATGCAGCAATAGTAATGaaatttaaggtaaacaacaagGAAAAGAAATCACGTATTGGGCAATTCAAGAAACAACAATTCAAGGCACAATCGGATTATAATTCTCCTTATAGTCAACAAAGCCAAAAGAAGCTTTGCTTCAAGGAATTGGCTTTGAGTTTAAGCAAGAATTCAGCTTTGCAGAGTGTGTTTCCTCGGGACGTTGAAGATGCTGCAATCCTTTTAATGGAGCTCTCTTGTGGCCTTATTCATAGTTga